Within the Bacillus pumilus genome, the region ATCAGTACGTCACAAAATTCAATTTGATCAATCAGTAAATCGGAAATTTCGCGTTCGTCATCATCTGAAACGGCTTGTTTACGGTCTAATAGACTTTCTCCTGACTGGAAGTCGGTCCAGAAACGATTCGCATCTACAACAGTGACCATCGTGTCTAGCCGGCAAAAGCGTGTTAAATCGATGCCCATTTCTTCATCAATATAAGAGAAAGTTTGCGCGACTGGAATTGGTTCACTAATACCTGTAGACTCAATGACAATATAATCAATAAGACCAGTCTTACATAGGCGCTCTACTTCAATTAACAAATCTTCTCTTAATGTGCAGCAAATACAACCATTAGATAATTCAACTAGCTTCTCATCTGATCGAGAGAGCTCACCGCCTTGTTTGACTAGTTCTGCATCAATATTAATTTCGCTCATGTCATTAACAATTACAGCTACTTTTAACCCTTTACGATTTTGTAGTACATGATTTAATATGGTTGTTTTTCCAGCTCCTAAAAAACCGCTTAATACTGTAATGGGTATTCGCTTATTCATTTCCTTCTGTCCCTTTGCCAACGATCATGTTCATTTCCGCCTCTCTTAAAAAGTAATGATTACGATTTGTAGTCTAAAAAATTATTTTGTTTCTCTATGAAGGGTATATTTCTTTAACCGAGGAGAATATTTTTTTAACTCCAGTCGATCCGGATTCGTTCTTTTATTCTTTGTTGTGATATAGTTTCTGTCACCAGTTTCCGTACAGGCTAAGGTAATTTTCACACGCATCAGTAATAGGGCCCTCCTTTAATTCGTAATGGTTACGATTTGTATTTTAAAATGATCACGAAAGAATGTCAAGCTTTGTAGGGTGATCATGCAAAATGATCAAACAACAGGGGTATCGAATGTTCATTGATACCCCTCTCGATTAATAAAAGTCACCAAGCTCTTCTTCGTATTCACCTTCATATTGCTGAATGTCACTAGGAATTTCTTGAAGAAATGCTAGACCGCCTAATATCAGCATCAGGATAATGGCGATGAATGAGAGAATGGCTGCGACAATACTTGATATGGCAAACAGCGTCTGCATTTTCATCATCTTAGCATATTGTTCCAATAACTCTTCGTAAGAAGTATCAGGAGCTTGAATTAATTGTTCAGCTGCGTTTACAGATTTTTGTACATGGATTCCCATCATAATGAGGAAGACGCCAAGTGCAGCAGGAAGAACAAGCCAAAAGCCAATAAGAATAGCTAGGCCGCCTGAAATATAGAGAAATATACTACCAACTTTTCCCCACTTTGTGATCGAATGAAGAGATTGAATGATTTTCTCAGTTTGTTGCAATGATGTTCACTCCTTTATGTATTCACTCTTTATCATACTTGAGCAGGTAGTACTTTAGGAAGAGTGAATGTAGAACAATTTTTAAAAATTTCTATCTATACTTTACTATTAATGGATAAATAAATTATCTTCGAATAAGAAAAAAGTAACATTTACCATGAAATTTAACGACAATTTATGTCAAAAATAAGATTAGTAGTTAAAAATAATTAGTAAAATTATCAAAATATGTTGTTAGTTGTCTTGTAATTGGTTATTATTGTGTTGTATTACCATAAAAATTGGAAGGTGGAATTCATATGTTAGATCGTTTTTTAAACAAAATGACCAATGTTCAACCTGCAGCTTCAAGATGTATTTTGCAAAAATTAGTCACTTCATGCAAGTCAGCACCAACTTGTTTCCTTCAAGGTGTTGGAACTTTCCGTTACTACGTGGATCGTGATACAGGTGAGATTTGTACTAGCCAAGAACGCATTAGATGTGGCTGCTAAATTCAAGGATTTTATTTAATAGGATGTGAACGCATGAGCATATCTTCAATCTCATTCTTAACAAATGCTATGCAGACGTCAAACAGTCGTCAAGCGAGTCAACCATCCAATTCTTTTTTAAACCAAGCAGCGAAAATTGTTCAAGGCGACCATTCTCCAGAAGAGAGAAAGGCATTATTTCAACAACTGACCCTAGTTCAGCAAGGAAAAGATTTAGAGCTTCATGTGTCTAAATTAAAGGAACTAGAGAAAGAGGTTCAAAAAGAATTGTCTTCTTCGTCCGTTACTGTGAATCAACATGGTGACCAAGTAGATATTTCAACTGAGGCTCGCAGTGAGTTTGAACAAGCTGAGGAACAAGCCACAGCTTCAAGTGAAGCTGGTGAAATTGCCGCAAGGGAAAAGGATCAGGATGTTCAGGTAGATCCAAAACAATAAAAAAAGAGGCATGTGTTTTTTGATCTTCACATGCCTCATTTATGTTTATTTTTCAAACAACCTTGAATAAAGACCATCTGGAAAAGGGGCTGCATATGAAATTGTTTCATCTTCTTCTACCATGATGTAATATGGAAATTCTTCAATCTGGAATATGTTAGTCATTTGTTCGTCCACTGAGATAATTCGCATGTTGGTTTGGTTATCACGATATAATTCTTGATCCTCTTCTTTCCCATTCTTTAGCAAAATACTAAAAGGAATGTCTAGTTCACGCTGCTTTTTCGTTTCTAAGAATTGTTCCAGCGATGGGATGCAATGCGGACATGCTGTGTCAGTGAATATAAGCAACTGTTGCTTGTGATTGTTTTGCAGTAAATCATTCATTTGAATAGGTGATGGTTTTTCGAGTAGCGGATGAACAAGTTTTTGTCCAACATGATGGACTGGTAAGATGATTAAGTCCATCTCGTGTTTTAGATAGATCATGATTCCGATCGTCAATAAAAGGCTGCAGACAATAAGAGTTAACTGTAAAAGTAAGATTGAAGTCATCGTATATCGTCCTCTCAGAGTGAAGTTACGCAGAGCTATCATAATATAAATATCAAAAATATGTCAATTATACTAAATGGTGTAAGGTGGAGCGTTTGATGAGTACAGTGAACCATTGTTTATATGCAATCTCTTATACTTGGAAAAGAAGTCGATCATATCTTCTGTTAACTCTATTCATCCAAGTGATCGTTGGCTTTATGCCTTTGGCTAGTGTCTGGATTATTCAAACATTGATTAATGAAATTATTTTATTTATGACTTCTTCTGGAGACATCCAAAAGGTTTTATGGTTATTTGGATTGCAAATGGTCATTGTGGTTTTAGGGTATGGGCTTCAATTCATTCTTCAGCTTAGTCAGCAGAAAGCGACAAATTTGATTGGTTTGCATTTGAAGGGTGAATTACTTCAAAAGGCGATCAGGCTTCCATATATTACATTTGAACACCCGTCTTTTTATAATGAAAGTCAACGTGTGATGAACAGTCATCAGCATGTTCTGAGTATGGTTAGAAGTATATTTACAATCATGAGCGCATTGATTACTGTTGTATCACTTCTCATTTATATGATTGGTATCCATTGGGGCTTGGCGGTTATTCTGATCTTATGTACTCTGCCTGTCTTATGGATTGAGCTTTTCTTTGGAGGCGCACGGTATCAATTAAACCGGATGTTAACGGCCAATGATCGAAGAGAAATGTATGTATCCGACCTTGTTGCACAGCGAGATTCATTGAAGGAAATCCGTTTATATGGAATTGGAGATTACCTTCTTCAAAAGTGGAAAGGTCATTATGTAAAAAGTGCAGATGAAAAATATAAATTACTAAAACGTCAGGTTCGCTGGGAGATGGCAGGCGGATTGCTTATGACATTTGCCTATGTGTGTTGTGGTCTTTTTATTGTCTTTCTTATCTTTCAAAAGAAATTAGCTGCGGGTACGTTTGTCGCTGTACTCCAAGCTGTGCAAAATATTCAAAGCGGTTTTCAAGATTTAACGAGGGAATGTTCTAGTTTATATGAAACGAGTCTCTATATTGATGAAATGAGATCTTTTCAAAAGAGAGAAGAAGAAATTGATGAGCAGACAGAGGAAGGGGCATCGCTTCGGAGGATTGAATGTATTCAGTCCATTACGCTTGAAAATCTCTCTTTTACCTATCCGAATATGAAAACGCCTGCTATTGAACATATACATTTTCATATCGATAAAGGTGAACGCATTGCATTGGTCGGGGATAACGGATCAGGTAAGACGACCTTGATTAAATGTTTGACCGGTTTATATGATCCAGACAAGCCGAATATGCAAAAGGTCAATGGTGAATCGATTTCGACCATTTATAAAAAATCATATCATGCGAGAATGGCTGTCCTTTTTCAAGATTTTATGAAATACGAATTCACTGTGAAAGAAAACATTGGGTTTGGCCGTATTGACGAAATAGATAAGGGAGAGCGCATAAGCACAGCTGCCCGGCAAGCAGGCATAGAGAAAAGAATTCATCAAATGGAAGAAAGATACGATGCGCAGCTTGGCCGTTTTTTTGAAGAAGGTCATGAACTGTCTGGCGGACAATGGCAAAAGCTTGCGATGGCGAGGACCTTTTTTAGAGAAAGTGATTTTATTATTTTAGATGAACCGACCTCTGCTCTCGATCCACTATCAGAGATTTCACTCATTCGAAAGCTTTTTGATCATACGCAGGATCAAGGGGTCTTATTTATCACACACCGTATGGGGGCGGCCCGCTTAGCAGACCGGATCATCGTGATGAAAGATGGTGCTTTCGTTGAAGAGGGGAACCATGAAGAGCTAATGGTGCTAGATGGAGAGTACAAAAGGCTTTACGAGGCACAATCCCAACTATTTCAACAAAAGGAGATGGCGTAAGGTGAGTGCCTTTTATTTTATAGGTGTCTATTTATTAGGAATCGTCTTTGCAGGTGCATGGATTGATAAAGTGAGAAAACAAACGGCGCATATTCAGCAGATGAATGCATATCGATTGCTGCCACCTACGCTCACGGCGCCCGTGTTTTATTTGTTTTTGACTGTTGAATTAGCTTGTACGAGCTTATTGTTCGTGTGGAACATGTCTCTTGTACCTGCGATTGGTCTAACCGCGCTTTTATGTATTTATACTGGAGCGGTCACCTTCAATTTATTGAGAGGACATCGTAACATTTCATGCGGCTGTGGAGGTTTGCTTGAAAATGATCATCTTCACTGGGGAATTGTGATTCGTAATGTGTTGATGCTGGCTCTTGTGATTGGGTTGTTTTATGTACATCCCCATGTAGAAACAATTCCGTGGACTTTTCATATTATTTGTTTTCTCATTGCAGTGGCTGTCTGTTTGATTATAGCGGTGGGGAAAACAATCATGATGTTCAAAAGAAAATGGGTGAATCAATTTGAATCGTTTATAGAAGGAGACCAAGTGAAATGACTGATATTCTACTAATTATTGTGTTACTCATTGTCATTGCTCAGCTGGCAGTTGTGTTTTTGCTTGCTCGCTTTATCGGGAAATTTATGAGTAAAATTAAATCCTTTGATGGGATTGAGTTAAAGGAAGCGGATATTGGTGATGCTGCGCCGTTATTTCGTAGCTATACACATTCAGGGAATAAGGTCATTTTAAAGGAGTATTTACAGAACGGAAGAGCCGTGATGCTGTTATTTGTAAATACCACTTGTATGACATGCAAAAGCATTTTGTCTGATATGCATCAGCACATCTCTAACGATGATACTCAATTCATTTTCATCAATGGCGATGAACAAGGAGATGATGGATTGCTCCTTCAATTGCTGCCAGATCATGCTGTGTATGTGCGCTCTTCGCAAATCATGGAGCTGTATGGGGTAACGGTTGTTCCGCAAGCGATTTTGATAGATGAACATGGTATCATCCTGCAAAGAAAAGCTGTTCAAAATGTGAAACAGTTTGAACAGCTGTTACACGCATCATAAAAAAGCGTCTCTTTGTTGGAGAGACGCTCCAGCGTGTAGACAAACCCTCGCATTCGTTGTCAGTCCTGCGTGCTGGTGCTCACGAATGTCAAATTCGCTCCGCGCCAGTACTCGTCCTTCCTAGAATTCAAAGGTTTTCTATCACGCTGAAAAGGAGACAAAGGGCTAAAATCAAGATCATTTTAGCCCTTTGTCAACAATCTGAAGCGTCTTTTTGTTGGAGAGACGCTCGTTTTATAATTCTTTTCCTAGAATGTCTAAATCGTATCTGCTGCCGTCCATCTCTGCGATGCGTGGCAGGTGACCCCATGTCTCAAAGCCGTGCTTTTTAAATAATCGAATGCTGGCTTCGTTGTGCCCGAAAATAAAGGCGAGTAACGTTCGAATGCCTAGTGAAGGTGCCAACTCAATGGCCTCTTGTAAAAAAAGTGACCCTAATCCTTTTCCTCGGTAGTCTTGGTTTAAGTAAATACTCATTTCAACGGTTCCGTTGTAGGCAGGTCTTCCATAAAAGGTTTCAAAGCTGAGCCAGCCATAAATATGACCATCCTCATCCGTTTTCACATAGAGAGGTCTTTTCTCTGAATGATTCAAAAACCATTGCCGGCGGTCTTCAACTGAAACTGGTTCTGTATCGGCGGTTACTTCTCTTGAAGCAATGGTCGAATTGTAAATATCAACGATTGCTTTGAGGTCATCTTCTGTTGCTATACGGTTGAAAGTTTTCACAATAAAGTCCTCCATCTTTTTTCATTCATCATACATATTATTGATGCGATTGCGCAAAATAAAAAGAAAAATGATTTCGTGTGTATATATTTTTTGAAAAGTGTTCAGAATGTTGCTGAGGTGATGAAAAATGAGAGAGGAAGAAAAGAAACGTACTTCCAAAATCACAAAAGTTCAGCAATTTTTCCGTAAGCGCTGGGTATTCCCTGCAATTTACTTGGTCAGCGCAGCGGTCGTGTTAACAGCCGTTCTTTGGTATCAAGCTGTATCAAAAGATGTGAAAGACCAACTATCTGATGGAAATCAAACAGGGCAAGAACAGCGTGATGATGCCGTTGAAGTTGGAAAGCCAATTGAAAATGTTGCCATGCCAGTCCAGAATTCTGATAATGTTTCTGTCGTGAAAAAGTTCTATGAAGCAGATGCTGATCAAAAAGAAAAAGAAGCAGCACTTGTAAACTATAATAACACCTATACCTTGAGCAAAGGTATTGATCTTGCAGACAAAGATGGCAAAGTGTTTGATGTCACAGCTGCTCTTAGTGGAACAGTGGTTCAAGCGAAAAAAGATCCAGTTCTCGGTCATGTCGTTGAAATTGAACATGAAGATGGATTATCGACTGTTTACCAATCGTTGTCACAAGTGAGTGTTAAAGAAGGCGATGAAGTGAAGCAGAATGATGTCATCGGTGCTTCTGGTAAAAATCTTTATGGTGCTGAAAGCGGCAACCATGTGCATTTTGAAATTCGTATGGAAGGTTTAGCGCTTAATCCACTTAGCTTTATTGACAAGCCTGTTTCAACTATTGAAAAGGCCGCACAAGAAGTGACGGAAGAAGCAAAAGAACCTGCTCAGCCCAAAGCTGATGAAAAAACGAAGGAACCTGCTGCTGAAGATAAGGCCAAAGAGCCTGCTGGAGAAAAGTCTGATGAGAAGGGGAAATCCTCTGATCAAGAAAAGTCTTCTGATTCCTCTAA harbors:
- a CDS encoding MauE/DoxX family redox-associated membrane protein; this encodes MSAFYFIGVYLLGIVFAGAWIDKVRKQTAHIQQMNAYRLLPPTLTAPVFYLFLTVELACTSLLFVWNMSLVPAIGLTALLCIYTGAVTFNLLRGHRNISCGCGGLLENDHLHWGIVIRNVLMLALVIGLFYVHPHVETIPWTFHIICFLIAVAVCLIIAVGKTIMMFKRKWVNQFESFIEGDQVK
- the rpmG gene encoding 50S ribosomal protein L33 codes for the protein MRVKITLACTETGDRNYITTKNKRTNPDRLELKKYSPRLKKYTLHRETK
- a CDS encoding GNAT family N-acetyltransferase, with the translated sequence MEDFIVKTFNRIATEDDLKAIVDIYNSTIASREVTADTEPVSVEDRRQWFLNHSEKRPLYVKTDEDGHIYGWLSFETFYGRPAYNGTVEMSIYLNQDYRGKGLGSLFLQEAIELAPSLGIRTLLAFIFGHNEASIRLFKKHGFETWGHLPRIAEMDGSRYDLDILGKEL
- a CDS encoding DUF5362 family protein, giving the protein MQQTEKIIQSLHSITKWGKVGSIFLYISGGLAILIGFWLVLPAALGVFLIMMGIHVQKSVNAAEQLIQAPDTSYEELLEQYAKMMKMQTLFAISSIVAAILSFIAIILMLILGGLAFLQEIPSDIQQYEGEYEEELGDFY
- a CDS encoding thiol:disulfide interchange protein, coding for MTSILLLQLTLIVCSLLLTIGIMIYLKHEMDLIILPVHHVGQKLVHPLLEKPSPIQMNDLLQNNHKQQLLIFTDTACPHCIPSLEQFLETKKQRELDIPFSILLKNGKEEDQELYRDNQTNMRIISVDEQMTNIFQIEEFPYYIMVEEDETISYAAPFPDGLYSRLFEK
- a CDS encoding TlpA family protein disulfide reductase — its product is MTDILLIIVLLIVIAQLAVVFLLARFIGKFMSKIKSFDGIELKEADIGDAAPLFRSYTHSGNKVILKEYLQNGRAVMLLFVNTTCMTCKSILSDMHQHISNDDTQFIFINGDEQGDDGLLLQLLPDHAVYVRSSQIMELYGVTVVPQAILIDEHGIILQRKAVQNVKQFEQLLHAS
- a CDS encoding M23 family metallopeptidase encodes the protein MREEEKKRTSKITKVQQFFRKRWVFPAIYLVSAAVVLTAVLWYQAVSKDVKDQLSDGNQTGQEQRDDAVEVGKPIENVAMPVQNSDNVSVVKKFYEADADQKEKEAALVNYNNTYTLSKGIDLADKDGKVFDVTAALSGTVVQAKKDPVLGHVVEIEHEDGLSTVYQSLSQVSVKEGDEVKQNDVIGASGKNLYGAESGNHVHFEIRMEGLALNPLSFIDKPVSTIEKAAQEVTEEAKEPAQPKADEKTKEPAAEDKAKEPAGEKSDEKGKSSDQEKSSDSSKDSSQSEETKQS
- a CDS encoding ABC transporter ATP-binding protein, yielding MSTVNHCLYAISYTWKRSRSYLLLTLFIQVIVGFMPLASVWIIQTLINEIILFMTSSGDIQKVLWLFGLQMVIVVLGYGLQFILQLSQQKATNLIGLHLKGELLQKAIRLPYITFEHPSFYNESQRVMNSHQHVLSMVRSIFTIMSALITVVSLLIYMIGIHWGLAVILILCTLPVLWIELFFGGARYQLNRMLTANDRREMYVSDLVAQRDSLKEIRLYGIGDYLLQKWKGHYVKSADEKYKLLKRQVRWEMAGGLLMTFAYVCCGLFIVFLIFQKKLAAGTFVAVLQAVQNIQSGFQDLTRECSSLYETSLYIDEMRSFQKREEEIDEQTEEGASLRRIECIQSITLENLSFTYPNMKTPAIEHIHFHIDKGERIALVGDNGSGKTTLIKCLTGLYDPDKPNMQKVNGESISTIYKKSYHARMAVLFQDFMKYEFTVKENIGFGRIDEIDKGERISTAARQAGIEKRIHQMEERYDAQLGRFFEEGHELSGGQWQKLAMARTFFRESDFIILDEPTSALDPLSEISLIRKLFDHTQDQGVLFITHRMGAARLADRIIVMKDGAFVEEGNHEELMVLDGEYKRLYEAQSQLFQQKEMA